Proteins from a genomic interval of Streptomyces sp. NBC_00820:
- a CDS encoding SRPBCC family protein encodes MGGNDRTADRGVDSGLDMLRDELVDYLGAQAEHLVDKAGEKLTDLTDQLLDTAEGGGGGFLAGVGGRMLHGDSPLKAIVSEKAKGIKDSVLGKVKGVFGGGKSGSGSTKVMNIVEVLDVGVPIRTAYDYWTQYDKFSGFTKGVRSVSQSDEVTSDWKVKVGPSTRGWKATVQEQVPDERIVWTSEGAKGTTHGCVSFHELTPNLTRIVLVVEYYPSGFFEKTGNIWRAQGRRMRLDFKNFQRYVTFADEDVEGWRGEIRDGEVVLSHEEAMEEEEAANGSEEVEENGEEEDEEEDEEEERDEEENPDEDEYEEEEDEEEEDE; translated from the coding sequence ATGGGAGGCAACGACCGAACCGCCGACCGCGGAGTGGATTCGGGCCTGGACATGCTGCGCGACGAGCTCGTCGACTATCTCGGCGCCCAGGCAGAGCATCTCGTCGACAAGGCCGGTGAAAAACTGACGGATCTGACCGACCAACTCCTCGACACAGCCGAGGGCGGTGGCGGCGGGTTCCTCGCCGGTGTCGGCGGACGCATGCTCCACGGGGACTCCCCGCTGAAGGCGATCGTCAGTGAGAAGGCCAAGGGCATCAAGGACAGCGTGCTCGGCAAAGTCAAGGGCGTTTTCGGCGGCGGCAAGAGCGGGTCCGGCAGCACGAAGGTGATGAACATCGTCGAAGTGCTGGATGTGGGCGTGCCGATTCGCACTGCTTACGACTACTGGACCCAGTACGACAAGTTCAGCGGGTTCACCAAGGGGGTCCGCAGTGTCTCCCAGAGCGATGAGGTCACCAGCGACTGGAAGGTGAAGGTCGGTCCCTCGACACGTGGCTGGAAAGCCACCGTTCAGGAACAAGTGCCGGACGAACGGATCGTGTGGACCTCCGAGGGCGCGAAGGGCACCACCCACGGCTGCGTCAGCTTCCATGAACTCACGCCCAACCTGACACGCATCGTACTCGTCGTCGAGTACTACCCCTCGGGCTTCTTTGAGAAGACCGGCAACATCTGGCGTGCCCAAGGACGGCGCATGCGGCTGGACTTCAAGAACTTCCAGCGGTATGTCACCTTCGCCGACGAGGACGTCGAAGGATGGCGCGGGGAAATTCGCGACGGCGAGGTAGTCCTGTCCCACGAGGAAGCAATGGAGGAAGAGGAAGCGGCGAACGGGAGCGAAGAGGTCGAGGAAAACGGAGAGGAAGAAGACGAGGAAGAAGACGAGGAAGAAGAGCGCGACGAAGAGGAAAACCCCGACGAAGATGAGTACGAGGAAGAGGAAGACGAGGAAGAGGAAGACGAGTGA
- a CDS encoding alkaline shock response membrane anchor protein AmaP, giving the protein MTPRPVLNRILLALAGLVLLGGGLLVLAAGLDVYRSNHLTPPTGWPLTLPGDVLLGSADRARWSSQGWWWWPAVIAALALVTLLALWWLLTQLHRHRPGTMPVGGTPPQAGIELRGQALGDAIAAEASTLPGVHRAHVRITGRAAHPRTRVDLILTPQGSPKAALQALCDGPLRTAGQSTGRPDMGTDARLRVAHHKARRTQ; this is encoded by the coding sequence ATGACGCCGCGACCCGTACTCAACCGCATTCTGCTGGCCCTCGCCGGTCTGGTGTTGCTCGGCGGCGGCTTGCTGGTCCTCGCGGCCGGCCTCGACGTCTACCGGAGCAACCACCTGACGCCACCCACCGGCTGGCCCCTGACCCTCCCCGGCGACGTCCTGCTCGGCTCCGCCGACCGTGCCCGCTGGAGCAGCCAGGGCTGGTGGTGGTGGCCCGCGGTCATCGCCGCCCTCGCCCTTGTGACCCTGCTCGCGCTGTGGTGGCTGCTCACCCAACTGCACCGGCATCGCCCCGGCACTATGCCGGTCGGCGGTACACCACCGCAGGCAGGCATCGAACTGCGCGGCCAGGCGCTCGGCGACGCGATCGCCGCGGAAGCAAGCACTCTTCCAGGCGTCCATCGAGCCCACGTGCGCATCACCGGACGTGCGGCCCACCCTCGCACCCGTGTCGACCTCATCCTCACCCCGCAGGGGTCACCGAAGGCCGCCCTGCAAGCACTCTGCGACGGTCCGCTGCGCACCGCCGGCCAGTCCACGGGCCGGCCGGACATGGGCACCGACGCCCGACTGCGTGTCGCCCATCACAAGGCGCGCCGTACGCAATAG
- a CDS encoding SRPBCC family protein, producing MAVRHQLIERAPTALWTVLKDPSRFADWVVGTSNSAPREGRWPELGSSLTYTVKLGRKKAEGFTVVRRYEPPRYLELEAHAGEESARIAFDILPWGDDTLVIVDEHPLRGLSGSLHNTVLDALIQIRHRKMLSRLAQLVEEEAAASRPANAGQRGDAPPPSAVTGNPQSRKR from the coding sequence ATGGCTGTCCGGCATCAGCTCATCGAGCGCGCACCGACCGCGCTCTGGACCGTGCTGAAGGACCCGTCACGCTTCGCGGACTGGGTCGTCGGAACATCAAACTCCGCACCCCGCGAGGGCCGATGGCCCGAACTCGGTTCGTCTCTCACCTACACGGTCAAACTCGGCCGCAAGAAAGCCGAGGGGTTCACCGTGGTCCGCCGCTACGAGCCGCCCCGGTACCTGGAACTGGAGGCACACGCCGGCGAGGAGAGCGCTCGCATCGCCTTCGACATCCTTCCCTGGGGCGACGACACCCTCGTCATCGTGGACGAGCATCCGCTGCGCGGGCTGAGCGGCTCGCTGCACAACACCGTCCTCGACGCTCTGATCCAGATCCGTCATCGCAAGATGCTCAGCCGCCTCGCACAACTGGTCGAAGAAGAGGCCGCGGCTTCCCGGCCCGCGAACGCCGGTCAACGGGGCGATGCCCCTCCACCGTCCGCGGTCACCGGGAATCCGCAGTCGCGGAAGAGGTGA
- a CDS encoding methyltransferase, with protein sequence MTAGTLTAFPRLRCWVPWGVYAPQADTRLLGRAMRREGITSRTDVLDLGTGSGVLAVEAARLGGRVTAVDISWGAVATAWFNALLNGQTVRVHHGDLASAVPGCRFDLVVTNPPYVPTPAHVAPRGRSRAWDAGADGRLLIDRICDTAPAVLRPTGTSTSCITRASRV encoded by the coding sequence ATGACGGCCGGAACCCTCACCGCCTTCCCGCGGCTCCGCTGCTGGGTCCCTTGGGGCGTGTACGCTCCCCAGGCTGACACCCGGCTCCTGGGGCGGGCGATGCGACGTGAGGGGATCACGAGCCGGACGGATGTGCTGGACCTGGGCACCGGCAGCGGCGTGCTCGCGGTGGAGGCAGCCCGGCTCGGCGGCCGTGTCACCGCGGTGGACATCTCCTGGGGAGCGGTCGCCACCGCCTGGTTCAACGCGCTGCTCAACGGACAGACCGTCCGCGTGCACCACGGTGACCTGGCATCGGCCGTCCCGGGGTGCCGGTTCGACCTCGTGGTCACGAACCCGCCCTACGTGCCGACTCCTGCCCACGTTGCGCCCCGGGGCCGGTCCAGGGCATGGGACGCCGGAGCGGACGGCCGCCTGTTGATCGACCGCATCTGCGACACCGCACCGGCCGTCCTGCGGCCGACGGGGACCTCTACGAGCTGCATTACCAGGGCTTCGAGGGTGTGA
- a CDS encoding Asp23/Gls24 family envelope stress response protein: MTTGPGSVTFTDGDADPPAQRIELPPPAERGATVIRDKAVGRIAARAARVAQSQRAALPPDPGGSAPPSASAAVHHTGSVRVHLDLDLPYPIDIPLVCERIQHDVAEQVARLTGLRVGEVTLTVRRLVPSSDARRGRVR; the protein is encoded by the coding sequence GTGACCACCGGCCCGGGCTCGGTCACGTTCACCGACGGCGACGCCGACCCGCCGGCGCAACGCATCGAGCTGCCGCCCCCGGCCGAGCGGGGCGCCACCGTGATCCGCGACAAGGCGGTCGGCCGGATCGCCGCCAGGGCGGCGCGCGTGGCCCAGTCCCAGCGCGCTGCCCTCCCGCCCGACCCGGGCGGATCGGCGCCGCCAAGCGCCTCCGCGGCCGTCCACCACACTGGATCGGTCCGCGTGCACCTGGACCTGGACCTTCCCTACCCCATCGACATTCCCCTGGTCTGCGAGCGGATACAGCACGATGTCGCCGAACAGGTGGCGCGGCTGACCGGTCTGCGCGTGGGCGAGGTCACCCTCACGGTCCGGCGACTGGTGCCGTCCTCCGACGCGCGCCGGGGACGGGTCCGGTAA
- a CDS encoding Asp23/Gls24 family envelope stress response protein, whose translation MTENSTSIGNRPNAGVSALKGRTGAGAPAETRGRTTIADGVVAKIAGMAAREVPGIHTLGGAMGRAFGAVRDRVPGTGSSVTQGVKVEVGERQTAVDLDLVVEYGVSIVDVAGDVRSNVIGAVERMTGLEVVEVNIAVDDVHLPDEEDESASGEGRVK comes from the coding sequence ATGACGGAGAACAGCACCAGCATCGGCAACCGGCCCAATGCGGGCGTGAGCGCGCTGAAGGGCCGAACCGGAGCCGGGGCTCCGGCGGAGACCAGGGGGAGGACCACCATCGCGGACGGCGTGGTGGCCAAGATCGCGGGCATGGCCGCCCGAGAGGTACCGGGCATCCACACCCTGGGCGGGGCTATGGGGCGCGCTTTCGGTGCCGTGCGGGACCGTGTCCCCGGCACCGGCAGCAGCGTCACCCAGGGAGTCAAGGTCGAGGTCGGGGAGCGGCAGACCGCCGTCGACCTCGACCTTGTCGTCGAGTACGGCGTTTCGATCGTCGACGTGGCAGGTGACGTGCGGTCCAACGTGATCGGCGCGGTGGAGCGGATGACGGGCCTGGAGGTCGTCGAGGTGAACATCGCCGTTGACGACGTTCACCTGCCCGACGAGGAGGACGAGTCCGCATCTGGTGAGGGCCGCGTGAAGTGA
- a CDS encoding DUF6286 domain-containing protein codes for MASVILVAAGAALFDVVAVRAGSRAAGWRRHLADELATRPVDDVWMLTGAAVAAAVGLWLIVLALSPGLRHQLPLRSPAGCPPPRLRAALDRDAAAALLRDAAMRVPGVGAARVRVRRHRVKVRADVRFRGAQEVKSDLTAVLDEERDQLALARPPRIVVRVRQRTP; via the coding sequence GTGGCCTCGGTGATACTCGTGGCGGCAGGCGCGGCACTGTTCGATGTCGTCGCCGTACGGGCGGGAAGCCGGGCGGCGGGCTGGCGCCGGCACCTGGCCGACGAGCTGGCCACGCGTCCGGTGGACGACGTGTGGATGCTCACCGGTGCCGCTGTGGCCGCTGCCGTCGGTCTCTGGCTGATCGTTCTGGCACTCAGCCCCGGGCTGCGCCATCAACTGCCCCTGCGCTCCCCTGCCGGCTGTCCGCCGCCCCGGCTGCGGGCCGCACTGGACCGTGACGCCGCCGCCGCTCTGCTGCGCGACGCCGCCATGCGGGTCCCGGGCGTCGGCGCGGCTCGTGTCCGGGTCCGCCGGCACCGAGTCAAGGTCAGGGCGGACGTCCGCTTCCGCGGCGCGCAGGAGGTGAAGAGCGACCTCACCGCCGTCCTGGACGAGGAGCGCGACCAGCTCGCTCTCGCCCGCCCTCCCCGAATCGTCGTACGCGTACGGCAACGCACACCGTGA